Proteins encoded by one window of Nicotiana tabacum cultivar K326 chromosome 10, ASM71507v2, whole genome shotgun sequence:
- the LOC107779390 gene encoding fasciclin-like arabinogalactan protein 2: MKFSPAAPLSLSLLLLLLFSATTSAHNITKILAKHPEFSTFNHYLTVTHLAAEINRRQTITVCAIDNAAMNELLEKHLPTYTLKNVLSLHVFADYFGAKKLHQITKGSTLTATMFQATGEAPGTSGYINITNMKGGKVGFANEDNDGHFTATFVKTVLEMPYNISVIQISHVLTSAAAEAPVAAPSDLNITTLMSEQGCKAFSDLLKSHLDVSKTFAENVESGLTVFCPTDGVLNGFMPKFKKLTKDGQASLLLYHGVPVYNSLGMLKSNNGLMNTLATEGKNKYDFTVQNDGDDVMLKTKVVTATISGTLYDEEPLSVYKVDKVLLPRELFKAVAEEPAPAPKGSKKKKSKKGGGDDIEDDSAPEPSPEDDDAPADESENLNGAISVKSSGWLVTVVLSVICVAFI; this comes from the coding sequence ATGAAGTTCTCGCCGGCGGCACCACTCTCCCTctctctcctcctcctcctactCTTCTCCGCCACCACCTCCGCTCACAACATCACTAAAATCCTCGCCAAACACCCCGAATTCTCCACCTTCAACCACTACTTAACCGTCACACACTTAGCCGCAGAAATCAACCGCCGACAAACCATCACCGTCTGCGCCATCGACAATGCCGCCATGAACGAACTCCTCGAAAAACACCTCCCTACTTACACACTCAAAAACGTCCTATCCCTTCACGTATTCGCCGATTACTTCGGCGCTAAGAAACTTCACCAAATTACAAAAGGCAGTACCTTAACCGCCACCATGTTTCAAGCCACCGGCGAAGCTCCGGGAACCTCCGGTTACATCAACATCACCAACATGAAAGGAGGTAAAGTAGGTTTCGCAAATGAAGACAACGACGGCCATTTCACCGCCACGTTCGTTAAAACCGTACTAGAAATGCCGTACAACATTTCGGTTATTCAAATCAGCCATGTTTTAACTTCAGCCGCCGCCGAAGCTCCTGTTGCTGCGCCCAGTGACTTAAACATCACAACCCTAATGTCCGAACAAGGATGCAAAGCATTTTCCGATTTATTAAAATCTCACCTAGATGTTTCAAAAACATTTGCAGAAAATGTAGAAAGTGGATTAACAGTGTTTTGTCCTACAGATGGAGTTTTAAACGGTTTCATGCCGAAATTCAAGAAGTTGACTAAAGACGGTCAAGCTTCTTTATTATTATACCACGGTGTTCCTGTTTACAATTCTTTAGGTATGTTGAAATCCAACAATGGATTAATGAACACTTTAGCTACTGAGGGGAAAAATAAGTACGATTTCACTGTACAAAATGACGGAGATGATGTTATGTTAAAGACCAAGGTTGTTACAGCGACAATATCTGGAACATTGTACGATGAGGAACCATTGTCGGTTTATAAAGTTGATAAAGTTTTATTGCCACGGGAACTGTTTAAAGCAGTAGCAGAAGAACCAGCACCGGCACCAAAGggttcaaaaaagaagaagagtaaaAAAGGCGGCGGCGACGATATAGAGGACGATAGTGCACCGGAGCCTAGCCCGGAGGACGACGATGCTCCGGCGGATGAGTCGGAAAACTTGAACGGAGCTATTAGTGTGAAAAGTAGTGGGTGGTTGGTTacagttgttttgagtgttattTGTGTGGCCTTTATTTGA